Sequence from the Deltaproteobacteria bacterium genome:
ATGCCCAGAGCATCGCCACCTTCGAGGAACCCTTCATCCTGGCGACCATTCACGTGCCGGAGACTTACTTGGGGGCCGTGCTCAAGCTGTGCGAGGAGAAACGCGGCCAGCAACGTGAGCTGAAGTTCTTCGGCCGCGGCCGCGGCTGTGTGGTCTACGAGTTGCCGCTCAACGAAATCGTGCTCGATTTCTACGATCGCCTGAAGTCGATCAGCAAGGGCTACGCCTCGCTTGACTACGAGTTCCTCGACCTGCGCCCGGGTGATCTGATCAAACTCGACGTGCGCATCAACGGTGACCCGGTGGACGCGTTGTCGCTCATCATCCATCGCGAACGCGCCTACCCGCGCGGCCGCGAGCTGGCGGAGAAGATGAAGGAACTCATCCCGCAGCAGATGTTCGAGGTCATCATCCAGGCTGCCATCGGCAGTAAGATCATCGCCCGCGAGACGGTGCGGGCATTGCGCAAGAACGTCACCGCCAAGTGCTACGGCGGCGACATCACCCGCAAGCGCAAGCTGCTCGAAAAACAGAAGGAAGGCAAAAAGCGCATGAAACAGGTCGGCCGGGTGGAAATCCCGCCCGAGGCCTTCCTGGCCGTGCTCAAGGTGGAAGCCTAGAGGCGAATCGACTATGAGTGAGGTCAGTTCGGTGCCGGTGGGTGGGAAGCGATTCGATGCGTCTCGGGACTGAAGAGTCAGGGCCGATTGCGGCCAAGGGCGCCACCGCGCGCGCGCTGCCGGCCGCGGGTAAGTCGACCGTGCGCGAGTACGCCGAGGCGCTGTTGGTGGCGCTGCTGGCCGCGCTGGTGATTCGCACCTTCGTCGTGCAGGCCTTCAAGATCCCTTCGAGCTCGATGGTGCCGACGTTGCAGATCGGCGATCACATCTTGGTCAACAAGCTGGCCTACGGCCTCCGGCTGCCGCTGGTGGGCCTGCAACTGCTCAGCTTCGGCCAGCCCAAACCCGGCGATATCATCGTCTTCATTTATCCGGTCGATCCCAGCAAGGACTTCATCAAGCGGGTGATCGCGGTGGCCGGCGACGTGGTCGAGGTGCGCAACAAGCGCGTTTACGTCAATGGCACCCCGCGCGATGATGCCCACGCCTACTTCACCGATGGCCTGGAAGACGCCCGCGGCGGGGTGCCGCGCGACATTTACGGACCCACCGCGGTGCCGCCCGATCATGTCTTCGTCATGGGCGATAATCGCGACCGCAGCTATGACAGCCGCTTCTGGGGTTTCGTCAGTCTCGACGAGATTCGCGGCAAGGCCTTCTTGATCTACTGGTCGTGGGATGGCGCTGATCGCTGGGTGCGTTGGGAGCGCTTGGGCGATCGCGTATACTAAATAGCATGCGAGGAGGACGGTATGGGGGCATTCCGCTTAGCGGTGCTGGGCTGGACGATGGTGATGCCGAGTCTTGTGTTGGCGCAAGTGGGCGGCGTGTTCGATGCCGCCGACAACTCTAACTCCCTCGACGGTAAGCCCGCGGCGATCGTGGTCGCGGACATCAACAACGATAACCATCTGGACGTGGTGACGGCCAACGCCGATACCGCCTCGGTTTCGGTCATCACCGGAGACGGCGGCGGCTTCATGGGCTGGTGGGGCCGCTACGATGCCGGCTCGGTCCCGATGGGCCTCGCTGTCGCCCGGTTCGATGACGAC
This genomic interval carries:
- the lepB gene encoding signal peptidase I, translated to MRLGTEESGPIAAKGATARALPAAGKSTVREYAEALLVALLAALVIRTFVVQAFKIPSSSMVPTLQIGDHILVNKLAYGLRLPLVGLQLLSFGQPKPGDIIVFIYPVDPSKDFIKRVIAVAGDVVEVRNKRVYVNGTPRDDAHAYFTDGLEDARGGVPRDIYGPTAVPPDHVFVMGDNRDRSYDSRFWGFVSLDEIRGKAFLIYWSWDGADRWVRWERLGDRVY